The proteins below come from a single Aegilops tauschii subsp. strangulata cultivar AL8/78 chromosome 6, Aet v6.0, whole genome shotgun sequence genomic window:
- the LOC109784919 gene encoding aspartyl protease family protein 2-like, protein MFERRHDGSGGCFVDIGIQVTHLVWAAYTLVENAVAGVLQQWGYERVHDHNFRLCFRQKPAIWSRIPRLTLDFEGPTTRHGERTRAHLEIRSRGLFFNVDNEQLLCFGVYPTTMGHTTVIGAMQQVDTRFIFYLRANTITIHPESCEDDTVPTPSEW, encoded by the coding sequence ATGTTCGAGCGGCGACACGACGGGTCAGGCGGATGCTTCGTGGACATCGGCATACAGGTGACCCATCTGGTGTGGGCCGCATACACGCTCGTCGAGAATGCGGTGGCCGGTGTGCTGCAGCAGTGGGGGTACGAGCGCGTGCATGACCACAACTTCCGCCTGTGTTTCCGGCAGAAGCCCGCGATCTGGTCACGTATCCCAAGGCTGACGCTCGACTTTGAGGGTCCGACTACTCGGCACGGGGAGCGCACACGCGCACACCTTGAAATCCGCTCACGGGGCCTCTTCTTCAATGTTGACAACGAGCAGTTGTTGTGCTTTGGCGTGTACCCCACAACCATGGGCCATACGACGGTCATCGGAGCTATGCAGCAGGTGGATACGCGATTTATTTTTTACCTCAGGGCCAACACCATCACCATCCACCCGGAGAGCTGTGAGGATGACACCGTGCCCACCCCGTCCGAGTGGTGA